The Dethiosulfovibrio faecalis genome has a segment encoding these proteins:
- a CDS encoding MATE family efflux transporter, whose translation MKDRTEFLGKEPVGRLLAKLSIPAMTGMLVMASYNVVDTIFVGRGVGPLGLGAIASAFPIQFIVHALAMMVGVGAASLVSRALGAGDNERAEVALGNAFFMALVAGLFVSAAGRVSMPTLVALTGAPSELAPLIRDYLGTIFLGSSLLVCGITMNCVIRSEGSAKVAMMSLILSAVTNIALDPIFIFVLKMGVTGAAVATVIAQGVTFVWAIAHYLVPGRSSVRLHTSNLRPRWSILKEIMTVGGSEFARLSAQSVAGVLILNRLSFYGGTDAMAAQGIVQKMLSLSIMPIFGIAQGLQPIVGYAYGAGDNMRAKKAVELALISASIISLGTSVLLLTVPGPLVRVFTDSPALIDTTKSFIRVAISMYFVVGFQIIGTATFQSLGFSRPSMVLSLSRQVLLLIPLALILPPYLGLLGVFLVYPTADVASAVLTMWLLTRYRKRLIPSQAN comes from the coding sequence ATGAAGGACAGGACCGAGTTTTTAGGGAAAGAGCCGGTCGGGAGACTCCTGGCCAAGCTGTCCATACCCGCCATGACGGGAATGCTGGTGATGGCGTCTTACAACGTGGTGGACACCATATTCGTTGGAAGAGGGGTAGGCCCTTTAGGCCTGGGAGCCATAGCTTCGGCCTTTCCGATACAGTTCATAGTCCACGCCCTGGCCATGATGGTCGGGGTCGGAGCGGCGTCGTTGGTCTCCAGAGCCCTCGGAGCCGGCGACAACGAAAGAGCGGAGGTCGCCCTGGGGAACGCCTTCTTCATGGCACTGGTGGCGGGACTCTTCGTCTCCGCCGCAGGAAGGGTTTCTATGCCGACCCTGGTGGCCTTGACCGGCGCTCCGTCGGAGCTGGCTCCGTTGATTCGAGACTACCTGGGGACCATTTTTCTTGGGTCCTCCCTGCTGGTCTGCGGGATAACGATGAACTGCGTGATAAGGTCCGAGGGCAGCGCCAAGGTCGCCATGATGTCACTGATACTCTCGGCGGTCACGAATATAGCGTTGGACCCGATCTTCATCTTCGTATTGAAGATGGGGGTGACGGGAGCTGCCGTCGCCACGGTCATTGCCCAGGGGGTAACCTTCGTGTGGGCCATAGCCCACTATCTGGTTCCCGGCAGAAGCTCCGTCAGACTGCACACCTCCAATCTGAGACCTCGATGGTCAATACTGAAGGAGATCATGACAGTCGGGGGCTCCGAGTTCGCCAGGCTATCGGCCCAGTCTGTGGCGGGGGTTCTCATCCTGAACCGCCTCAGCTTCTACGGAGGCACCGACGCCATGGCGGCTCAGGGCATCGTTCAGAAAATGCTGAGCCTGAGCATAATGCCCATCTTCGGCATAGCCCAGGGCCTTCAGCCCATAGTGGGGTACGCCTACGGAGCGGGAGACAACATGAGGGCCAAGAAAGCCGTGGAACTGGCGCTGATATCGGCTTCGATAATATCCCTGGGCACCTCGGTTCTGCTTCTGACCGTACCGGGACCTCTGGTAAGGGTGTTCACAGACTCTCCCGCCCTGATAGACACCACTAAAAGCTTCATCAGAGTGGCTATATCGATGTACTTCGTCGTGGGCTTTCAGATAATAGGGACAGCCACTTTTCAGTCGCTGGGCTTCTCCAGACCGTCCATGGTGCTGTCCCTGAGTCGACAGGTTCTCCTCCTGATCCCCCTTGCCCTGATACTGCCTCCCTATCTGGGGCTGTTGGGCGTATTCCTGGTTTACCCTACCGCCGACGTAGCCTCCGCGGTGTTGACCATGTGGCTTTTGACCAGGTACAGAAAAAGACTGATCCCCTCGCAAGCGAATTGA
- a CDS encoding complex I 24 kDa subunit family protein: protein MDKCTCTTHKGFDELGAFVESLPNKKGELITVLHKAQSIFGYLPKEVQEFVADRLDLPLAKVYGVVKFYSFFSMTPKGRYPISVCMGTACYVRGAEEVLTELTRQLGISVGGVSEDGKFSLDTLRCVGACGLAPVVIVGEKVYGRVEPGKIAGILAEYAE, encoded by the coding sequence ATGGACAAATGCACTTGCACCACACACAAGGGGTTCGACGAGCTTGGGGCGTTCGTAGAATCCCTGCCGAACAAGAAAGGCGAGCTGATAACGGTCCTTCACAAGGCTCAATCCATTTTCGGCTACCTGCCTAAGGAGGTCCAGGAATTCGTGGCTGACAGGCTGGACCTGCCTCTCGCCAAAGTCTACGGAGTGGTCAAATTCTACTCTTTCTTTTCGATGACCCCTAAGGGCAGATATCCCATATCGGTCTGTATGGGAACAGCCTGCTACGTCAGAGGAGCCGAGGAGGTCCTAACCGAACTTACCAGACAGCTGGGCATATCCGTCGGAGGGGTATCGGAGGACGGCAAGTTTTCTCTGGACACTCTCAGGTGTGTAGGCGCCTGCGGGCTGGCCCCTGTTGTAATCGTAGGTGAAAAAGTCTACGGCAGAGTGGAGCCCGGCAAGATAGCCGGCATACTGGCGGAATACGCCGAGTAG
- a CDS encoding (2Fe-2S) ferredoxin domain-containing protein has protein sequence MSTIKSLDELKKIRAQMKSATELREKGQDIEKLVQVKVSMGTCGIVAGARETLDGLMEEVKSRGIDNVVFTQTGCMGYCHSEPTVEITLPGQDPVVFGDVSGNRISEIVERYIVEGELVDGVIPVAYKTIHE, from the coding sequence ATGAGCACCATAAAATCTCTGGACGAGCTCAAAAAAATCAGAGCACAGATGAAATCAGCCACGGAACTTCGAGAAAAGGGACAGGATATAGAGAAACTCGTCCAGGTTAAGGTCAGCATGGGAACCTGCGGCATCGTCGCTGGAGCGAGAGAGACCCTCGACGGCCTCATGGAAGAGGTGAAGTCCAGAGGAATAGATAACGTGGTATTCACCCAGACCGGATGCATGGGGTACTGCCACAGCGAACCCACAGTGGAGATAACCCTCCCCGGACAGGATCCGGTGGTCTTCGGCGATGTCTCGGGGAACAGGATCTCCGAGATAGTCGAGCGCTACATAGTCGAGGGCGAACTGGTGGACGGGGTCATCCCCGTAGCCTATAAGACGATTCACGAATAG
- a CDS encoding NADH-quinone oxidoreductase subunit NuoF: MTDVKMHVLVCGGTGCMSSKSQEIIDNFRRCLEERRMDQEVKVIVSGCFGFCEKGPIVKIAPDNTFYVQVTPEDVEEIVEEHIVKGRKVPRLLYVDPKTSEHISDSKHMDFYKKQMRVALRNCGFIDPENIDEYIARDGYMALGTILETMTPAEVIDKVKSSGLRGRGGGGFPTGLKWEFASRYSSEQGKYVICNADEGDPGAFMDRSILEGDPHSIVEAMSICGYAIGADKGLVYIRAEYPLAVKRLRGAIESARSTGLLGKDILGSEFSFDIDIRYGAGAFVCGEETALIHSMEGERGEPTSKPPFPAEKGFWGKPSNVNNVETFANVPAIFLKGPDWFSSIGTEKSPGTKVFALAGKVNNVGLVEVPMGTTLREVIFDIGGGIRGGKRFKAVQTGGPSGGCLTEKDLDTPIDFDNLLAAGSMMGSGGMIVMDETDCMPAVAKFYLEFTVEESCGKCTPCRVGNKRLLEILEKITEGKGTMEDLKILKDLSGVIKDTSLCGLGQTAPNPILSTLDKFWDEYVAHVEEHRCPSGKCRKLISYRIDPDLCRGCTMCARKCPADAISGSVKEIHVIDQDKCVKCGACMDTCKFGAISKI, encoded by the coding sequence ATGACCGATGTCAAGATGCATGTCCTGGTCTGCGGAGGAACGGGCTGCATGTCGTCCAAGAGCCAGGAGATCATAGATAACTTTCGACGATGCCTCGAGGAACGCCGTATGGACCAGGAGGTCAAGGTAATCGTCTCCGGATGTTTCGGTTTCTGCGAAAAGGGACCTATCGTAAAGATAGCTCCGGACAACACGTTCTACGTGCAGGTGACGCCAGAAGACGTGGAGGAGATAGTGGAGGAACACATCGTCAAGGGACGCAAGGTTCCCAGGCTTCTATACGTAGATCCCAAAACGTCGGAGCACATCTCCGACTCTAAACACATGGACTTCTACAAAAAACAGATGAGGGTAGCCCTCAGAAACTGCGGTTTTATAGATCCGGAGAACATAGACGAATACATAGCCAGAGACGGATATATGGCACTCGGCACGATACTGGAGACGATGACTCCCGCCGAGGTCATAGACAAGGTAAAAAGCTCGGGACTTCGGGGAAGAGGCGGCGGCGGGTTCCCGACGGGGCTCAAGTGGGAGTTCGCATCCCGATATTCTTCCGAACAGGGAAAGTACGTCATCTGCAACGCCGACGAGGGCGACCCGGGGGCCTTCATGGACCGATCCATACTGGAGGGAGACCCCCACTCGATAGTGGAGGCCATGTCCATATGCGGCTACGCCATAGGCGCCGACAAGGGACTTGTCTACATCAGAGCGGAGTACCCTCTGGCGGTAAAGAGACTTCGCGGGGCAATCGAGTCCGCCAGATCGACCGGACTGTTGGGCAAGGACATATTGGGCAGCGAGTTTTCCTTCGACATCGACATTCGCTACGGAGCAGGCGCTTTCGTCTGCGGCGAGGAGACCGCCCTTATCCATTCCATGGAGGGAGAAAGAGGCGAACCGACCAGCAAGCCGCCGTTCCCCGCGGAAAAGGGCTTCTGGGGCAAGCCTTCCAACGTGAACAACGTCGAGACCTTCGCCAACGTTCCGGCGATCTTCCTCAAGGGCCCCGATTGGTTCTCCTCCATAGGCACCGAGAAAAGCCCCGGGACCAAGGTCTTCGCGTTGGCCGGCAAGGTCAACAACGTCGGTCTCGTGGAGGTTCCCATGGGAACGACTCTGAGAGAGGTCATCTTCGACATAGGAGGAGGCATCAGAGGAGGCAAGAGATTCAAGGCCGTACAGACCGGAGGCCCCTCTGGCGGCTGCCTTACGGAGAAGGACCTGGACACGCCTATAGATTTCGACAACCTACTGGCGGCGGGGTCCATGATGGGCTCCGGCGGAATGATCGTCATGGACGAGACCGACTGCATGCCGGCTGTGGCCAAGTTCTATCTGGAATTCACAGTCGAGGAATCCTGCGGGAAGTGCACCCCTTGCAGGGTGGGCAACAAAAGGCTTCTCGAGATACTGGAGAAAATAACGGAGGGCAAGGGAACAATGGAGGACCTCAAGATTCTGAAGGACCTCTCGGGAGTCATAAAGGACACGTCCCTTTGCGGCCTCGGCCAGACCGCCCCCAACCCCATTCTGTCCACGCTGGACAAGTTCTGGGACGAATACGTGGCTCACGTAGAGGAACATCGCTGCCCGTCGGGGAAATGCCGCAAGCTGATCTCCTATCGGATAGACCCAGACCTCTGCAGGGGATGCACCATGTGCGCCAGAAAATGCCCCGCCGACGCCATCTCCGGGTCGGTCAAGGAAATTCACGTTATAGACCAGGACAAATGCGTGAAATGCGGAGCCTGTATGGACACCTGCAAGTTCGGTGCCATCTCCAAGATATAA
- a CDS encoding NADH-dependent [FeFe] hydrogenase, group A6, whose translation MTKMIDLTVDGRSVSVPEGSTILDAAKKLDIDIPTLCHLDLEGTPMVNKGASCRICVVEVEGRRNLAPSCATPATDGMVVRTNTIRVLHARKTVLELLLSDHPKDCLVCAKSGNCELQELAERFGLRENRFDGGSQSTYRKDVSPAIERDMNKCIMCRRCETMCNEVQTVGALSGINRGFDAVVAPAFEMPLEESVCTFCGQCVAVCPTGALVERDYTWRVIEALADPEKVVVVQTAPAVRAALGEEFGYEPGTLVTGKMAASLRRLGFDHVFDTDFAADLTIMEEASEFLDRLTRHLEGDTSVRLPILTSCCPAWVKFFEHQYPDLLDVPSTAKSPQQMFGAIAKSFYAEKLDIPREKMVVVSIMPCLAKKYECAREEFSVNGNPDVDISITTRELAHLIKRANIDFRNLPDENFDDPLGASTGAAVIFGTTGGVIEAAVRSAAEWATGHSLDRVEFEVLRGLEGCREAKIPVGDLTLHIGIAHGLGNARRLLDAVKNNEVEPFHAIEIMACPGGCVGGGGQPYHHGNMDIIAKRAEALYREDQGKPIRKSHENPSIKALYEEYLGKPLGEKSHHLLHTHYFKRHKI comes from the coding sequence ATGACCAAGATGATAGATCTCACCGTGGACGGACGCTCCGTTTCGGTCCCCGAGGGGAGCACCATACTGGACGCCGCCAAGAAGCTGGACATAGACATACCCACGCTCTGCCACCTCGATCTCGAGGGAACTCCGATGGTCAATAAGGGAGCGTCGTGCAGAATATGCGTGGTGGAGGTGGAGGGAAGACGCAACCTGGCCCCCTCATGCGCGACGCCGGCCACCGACGGCATGGTGGTCCGCACCAACACCATCAGGGTCCTCCACGCCAGAAAGACCGTCCTGGAGCTTCTTCTTTCCGATCACCCCAAGGACTGCCTGGTCTGTGCAAAAAGCGGAAACTGCGAGCTTCAGGAACTGGCAGAGCGGTTCGGACTCAGGGAGAACCGTTTCGATGGAGGCTCCCAGAGCACCTACCGTAAGGACGTATCTCCCGCCATAGAGAGGGACATGAACAAGTGTATAATGTGCCGCCGCTGCGAGACCATGTGCAACGAGGTACAGACGGTCGGAGCCCTCTCGGGAATAAACAGGGGATTCGACGCCGTTGTGGCTCCGGCCTTCGAGATGCCTCTGGAAGAGTCGGTCTGCACCTTCTGCGGACAGTGCGTGGCCGTATGTCCCACAGGAGCCCTCGTGGAGAGAGACTATACCTGGAGGGTTATCGAAGCTCTGGCCGACCCGGAAAAAGTCGTGGTCGTCCAGACCGCTCCGGCGGTACGCGCCGCCCTCGGCGAGGAATTCGGATACGAACCGGGCACTCTGGTAACAGGCAAGATGGCCGCATCGCTTCGAAGGCTGGGATTCGACCACGTATTCGACACCGACTTCGCCGCGGATCTCACCATCATGGAGGAGGCCAGCGAGTTCCTGGACAGGCTCACGAGACATCTTGAAGGCGACACATCCGTCCGGCTTCCCATACTGACATCCTGCTGCCCCGCATGGGTCAAGTTCTTCGAGCACCAGTACCCCGATCTTCTGGACGTTCCCTCGACGGCTAAATCGCCCCAGCAGATGTTCGGCGCCATAGCCAAGAGCTTCTACGCAGAAAAGCTGGACATCCCCAGGGAAAAGATGGTCGTTGTGTCCATAATGCCCTGTCTCGCGAAAAAATACGAATGCGCCCGCGAGGAGTTCTCCGTAAACGGCAATCCCGACGTGGATATATCGATCACAACGAGGGAACTGGCACATCTCATAAAGAGGGCCAACATAGACTTCCGCAACCTGCCGGACGAGAACTTCGACGATCCGCTGGGAGCGTCCACGGGAGCCGCCGTAATCTTCGGCACCACCGGAGGCGTCATAGAGGCTGCGGTACGATCCGCCGCCGAATGGGCCACCGGGCATAGTCTGGACAGGGTCGAGTTCGAGGTCCTCAGAGGACTGGAAGGGTGCAGAGAGGCAAAGATCCCCGTGGGAGATCTGACCCTTCACATCGGTATAGCCCACGGACTCGGCAACGCGAGACGACTTCTGGACGCGGTGAAAAACAACGAGGTCGAACCGTTCCACGCCATAGAGATAATGGCATGCCCCGGAGGCTGCGTAGGCGGCGGAGGACAGCCCTACCATCACGGAAACATGGATATAATAGCTAAGAGGGCCGAGGCGCTCTACAGGGAGGACCAGGGCAAGCCGATACGCAAATCCCACGAAAATCCCTCCATCAAGGCGCTTTACGAGGAATATCTCGGCAAACCGCTGGGTGAGAAATCACATCACCTTCTCCACACGCACTACTTCAAACGTCATAAGATCTGA
- a CDS encoding nitroreductase family protein — MNATEKTLQTRTSLRRYADRPISEEERLSILSAAMAAPTAGNMMLYSIIEITDQAVKESLVETCDGQPFIAKAPLVLLFLADQQRWHDFFVHGGVPKMCDEHGLTWREPEESDLMLGCCDALIAAQNSVIAAESLGIGSCYIGDIMENYERHREIFDLPRWTFPIALVCYGHYPDGERPPRRGRLPMEIVVHRDVYRKTDEKVFDIMEEHRRLWSITKIGAPAENGAQKMYLRKNGAPFSFEMSRSVKAAISRWLGEEPKDHA, encoded by the coding sequence ATGAACGCCACGGAAAAAACGCTGCAAACCAGGACATCGCTGCGCCGTTATGCGGATCGTCCGATTTCCGAGGAGGAACGTCTCTCCATATTATCGGCGGCGATGGCGGCTCCCACGGCGGGAAACATGATGCTCTACTCCATAATCGAGATAACCGATCAAGCGGTAAAGGAAAGTCTGGTCGAGACCTGCGACGGTCAGCCCTTCATAGCCAAGGCCCCTCTGGTGCTGCTTTTTCTGGCCGATCAGCAGAGATGGCACGATTTCTTCGTCCACGGAGGGGTGCCGAAAATGTGCGACGAACACGGACTGACCTGGCGGGAACCGGAGGAATCGGACCTGATGCTCGGCTGCTGCGACGCCCTGATAGCCGCACAGAACTCGGTAATAGCGGCCGAAAGCCTGGGAATAGGATCGTGCTATATAGGCGATATCATGGAAAACTACGAGAGACACAGGGAAATCTTCGACCTTCCCAGGTGGACCTTTCCGATAGCTCTGGTATGTTACGGTCACTACCCCGACGGAGAACGGCCTCCACGAAGAGGGAGACTTCCGATGGAGATCGTCGTCCACAGAGACGTCTACCGTAAGACGGACGAAAAAGTCTTCGATATCATGGAAGAGCACAGACGACTGTGGTCCATAACGAAGATCGGGGCCCCTGCGGAAAACGGAGCGCAGAAAATGTACCTTCGAAAAAACGGCGCACCCTTTTCATTCGAGATGTCGAGATCGGTAAAGGCGGCCATCTCCCGGTGGCTCGGAGAGGAACCGAAGGACCATGCTTGA
- a CDS encoding nitroreductase family protein → MLDRLIIERRSVRKYSPEPVPEEILEACLDAARMAPSACNSQPWFFHVCRSEKAKNAVADAMNSGIYGRGLNRFVQEAPVIVAVETLKREKAAPWLAGMVRNVRYETMDVAIAVDHLTLKATELGLGTCWIGWFNEKAVKSALGLPKTSRLDVMLTVGWPDDRPRPKKRKDREDIRRYL, encoded by the coding sequence ATGCTTGACCGTCTTATTATTGAAAGGCGAAGCGTCAGAAAATACAGCCCCGAACCAGTTCCCGAGGAAATCCTCGAGGCCTGTCTGGACGCGGCCCGAATGGCCCCCAGCGCCTGCAACTCCCAGCCCTGGTTTTTTCACGTATGTCGATCGGAGAAGGCTAAAAACGCGGTTGCGGACGCCATGAACTCGGGAATATACGGCAGGGGTTTGAACCGTTTCGTCCAGGAGGCCCCGGTCATAGTGGCGGTGGAGACCCTGAAACGGGAGAAGGCCGCCCCGTGGCTCGCCGGGATGGTCCGAAACGTGAGGTACGAGACCATGGACGTAGCCATAGCGGTGGACCACCTGACCCTCAAGGCGACGGAGCTGGGACTCGGCACCTGCTGGATAGGCTGGTTCAACGAAAAGGCGGTCAAATCGGCCCTCGGACTTCCGAAAACCTCGCGGCTCGACGTCATGTTGACGGTCGGATGGCCCGACGACAGGCCGAGGCCGAAGAAGAGGAAGGACCGGGAAGATATCCGCCGCTATCTGTGA
- the hydF gene encoding [FeFe] hydrogenase H-cluster maturation GTPase HydF: MLTTPKAERLTLVIYGLRNSGKSSLTNNLLRTSASIVSDRPGTTTDPVVHAMEMGPLGPVSVVDTAGFDDLDDELGSMRVERSERKLETADIVLFVTRGDVPPTAQEEALAERLRRRNLPCLTVLTFADSGICDEKSVFAPGFRKILVDNRSGHGIEDLDMALQRFSDKIEREITPLEGLVQAGEMILLVTPIDASAPKARMILPQVETIRDILDKDCVMTVTTEKRLSHCYDALKERPSLVITDSQAFSEVGAALPEDQLLTSFSIVFARKKGDLGFFVESLGKLKEVPPGGRILVLEACKHHRMNDDIGTVKIPNLFRKKVRPDVSFELKQEIPSSNELRNYDFVINCAGCMVTRREMMKRVSLLKENKIPGTNYGLFLAWGKGLLPRALEPFPVEHALYRSVSF, translated from the coding sequence ATGCTGACCACCCCCAAGGCGGAGAGGCTGACCCTGGTGATCTACGGACTTAGAAACAGCGGCAAGTCGTCTCTGACCAACAACCTGCTTCGCACCTCGGCGTCCATAGTGTCGGACCGGCCGGGCACCACCACCGATCCTGTGGTCCACGCCATGGAGATGGGGCCTCTGGGCCCGGTTTCGGTGGTCGACACCGCCGGATTCGACGACCTCGACGACGAGCTCGGATCCATGAGGGTCGAGAGAAGCGAACGCAAACTGGAGACGGCGGACATAGTCCTGTTCGTCACCAGAGGAGACGTCCCCCCGACGGCGCAAGAAGAGGCCCTCGCAGAGAGGCTTAGACGGCGAAACCTGCCATGTCTGACGGTGCTGACCTTCGCAGATTCGGGCATATGCGACGAAAAAAGCGTGTTTGCCCCGGGATTCAGGAAAATACTGGTGGACAACCGTTCCGGTCACGGAATAGAGGATCTGGACATGGCTCTGCAACGTTTCTCCGACAAAATTGAGAGAGAAATAACTCCGTTGGAGGGACTAGTCCAGGCGGGAGAGATGATTCTGCTGGTCACGCCTATAGATGCTTCGGCCCCGAAGGCCAGGATGATACTGCCTCAGGTTGAGACTATAAGGGACATCCTGGACAAGGATTGCGTGATGACGGTAACGACGGAGAAGAGGCTTTCCCATTGCTACGACGCCCTCAAGGAAAGACCTTCACTGGTTATAACGGACAGCCAAGCCTTCTCAGAGGTTGGGGCTGCATTACCGGAAGACCAGTTGCTCACTTCGTTCTCCATCGTCTTCGCCAGAAAGAAAGGGGACCTGGGCTTTTTTGTAGAGAGCTTGGGAAAACTAAAGGAAGTACCGCCGGGCGGAAGAATCCTGGTCCTGGAGGCCTGCAAACATCACAGGATGAACGACGACATAGGGACCGTGAAGATACCGAACCTGTTCAGAAAGAAGGTCCGCCCCGACGTATCTTTCGAGCTAAAACAGGAGATCCCCTCTTCCAATGAATTGCGCAACTACGATTTCGTCATCAACTGCGCCGGCTGCATGGTAACCAGAAGAGAAATGATGAAGAGAGTTTCGCTTCTGAAGGAAAACAAAATCCCCGGAACAAACTACGGCCTGTTTCTCGCCTGGGGGAAAGGGCTTCTACCTAGAGCCCTCGAGCCCTTCCCGGTGGAGCACGCACTTTACAGGAGCGTATCGTTTTGA
- the hydE gene encoding [FeFe] hydrogenase H-cluster radical SAM maturase HydE, with product MNEQNEITLIRQADALRRSRYGDGVWIRGLLEFTNRCRQNCLYCGLRRDNSRVRRYSLDEEEIFTSVNQGYRAGIRTFVLQGGEDPAWPASRLCRTVEDIKRRAPEAAVTLSCGIMEREDYRALASAGTDRYLLRFETCDGELHRLLRDGVSLSERLKALVDLREAGIELGSGFMVGLPGETEETSRGNLALCRDLDLDMVGIGPFIANPETPLAHCPSGSMEETVRLTAMLRLMLPDANIPATTAAGSLSPGGREAMLAAGANVLMPNITPPRYRDHYRLYPGKTGLELDHLPELDSISEALIAAGRRMDMGKGNSISWRKRRVKPV from the coding sequence TTGAACGAACAGAACGAAATAACGCTGATCCGTCAGGCCGACGCTCTCAGGAGGAGCCGCTACGGCGACGGAGTGTGGATTCGCGGTCTACTTGAATTCACAAACCGATGCCGCCAGAACTGCCTCTACTGCGGCCTTCGAAGGGACAACAGCCGGGTCCGTCGATACAGTTTGGACGAAGAGGAGATATTCACCTCGGTGAACCAGGGATACCGGGCCGGGATAAGGACCTTCGTCCTTCAGGGAGGAGAGGACCCGGCATGGCCCGCCTCGAGGCTCTGCCGTACCGTGGAGGACATAAAAAGGCGGGCTCCGGAGGCGGCTGTAACGCTGAGCTGCGGCATCATGGAGAGAGAGGACTATCGAGCCCTCGCCTCCGCCGGAACGGACCGCTATCTTCTGCGGTTCGAGACCTGCGACGGCGAGCTCCACAGACTGCTCAGAGACGGGGTTTCCCTCTCGGAACGCCTAAAGGCCCTGGTCGACCTGAGGGAGGCCGGTATCGAGTTGGGCTCTGGCTTCATGGTGGGACTGCCCGGCGAGACCGAGGAGACAAGCCGGGGAAATCTGGCCCTGTGCAGGGACCTCGACCTGGACATGGTGGGGATAGGGCCCTTCATAGCCAATCCCGAGACCCCCTTGGCCCACTGTCCGTCCGGGTCCATGGAGGAGACGGTCAGGCTGACCGCCATGCTCAGGCTGATGCTGCCCGACGCCAACATACCGGCCACCACCGCCGCCGGTTCCCTGTCTCCCGGAGGACGAGAGGCCATGCTTGCCGCCGGGGCTAACGTCCTCATGCCCAACATAACTCCGCCTCGCTATCGAGATCATTACAGGCTCTATCCGGGCAAGACTGGGTTGGAACTGGACCATCTTCCGGAGCTTGACTCCATATCCGAGGCGTTAATAGCGGCGGGAAGACGGATGGACATGGGCAAAGGAAACTCGATATCCTGGAGAAAGAGGAGGGTAAAGCCGGTCTAG
- a CDS encoding MetQ/NlpA family ABC transporter substrate-binding protein — MKRIAFLAASVLIAGLILSGPAVAGTLVVGATPLPHSELLELVRGDLAEKGVDLKIVEFTDYVRPNMALDEGSLDANFFQHLPYLEGFARDHRLDLVSAGSIHVEPLGLYSGKHDSLNDLPDGAVIAIPSDSVNGGRALLLLQAEGLISLSDSSGLEATEFDVEDNPKDLRFRPIESAQLPRVLPDVDGAVINGNYAMEAGLKPTEDALLLEGADSPYANIVAVRAGDADREDVKALVEALQSDRVRDFILENYGGGVVPAFGPGKK; from the coding sequence ATGAAGAGAATCGCGTTTTTGGCGGCTTCGGTCCTGATAGCCGGGCTGATCCTGTCCGGTCCGGCAGTTGCCGGGACCTTGGTAGTAGGGGCTACTCCGTTACCGCACTCGGAGCTTCTGGAACTTGTAAGGGGAGATCTCGCAGAAAAGGGCGTCGATCTGAAAATAGTTGAGTTCACCGATTACGTCAGGCCCAACATGGCCCTGGACGAAGGGTCGTTGGACGCCAATTTCTTCCAGCATCTGCCCTATCTGGAGGGTTTCGCCAGGGATCACCGCCTGGATCTCGTCTCCGCCGGATCTATACACGTGGAGCCCCTGGGTCTCTACTCGGGAAAGCACGACTCTCTAAACGACCTCCCCGACGGGGCGGTCATAGCGATCCCCAGCGACAGCGTCAACGGAGGCCGCGCTCTGCTGCTGCTCCAGGCCGAGGGGTTGATCTCCCTCTCCGATTCGTCCGGGCTGGAGGCTACCGAGTTCGACGTTGAGGACAATCCCAAGGATCTCCGTTTTCGTCCCATCGAATCGGCTCAGCTTCCCCGGGTCCTTCCCGACGTGGACGGAGCGGTCATAAACGGAAACTACGCCATGGAGGCTGGCCTGAAACCCACCGAGGACGCCCTGTTGCTGGAGGGAGCCGATTCTCCCTACGCCAATATAGTGGCGGTAAGGGCCGGCGATGCCGACAGGGAGGACGTGAAGGCTCTGGTGGAGGCTCTCCAGAGCGACAGGGTACGGGATTTCATACTCGAAAACTACGGAGGAGGGGTCGTTCCCGCCTTCGGACCGGGCAAGAAGTAA